The following coding sequences lie in one Candidatus Neomarinimicrobiota bacterium genomic window:
- a CDS encoding PorV/PorQ family protein, protein MYRILVLSFLIVNSLLASASIGSVAGQFLEVNLHVRNMGMGNAATSLVKGSGSVLINPAGLADYDSDGGIDSYISYVKWPADINFGAVGIATNIGNMGRIALSAVYVNYGDEIRTTPDMPFGDGTFSIGGMSIGLSYSRFLTDKFSFGVTVKNVSEKYDESGYSQLAWDIGTLYRTSFHGLKIGMSILNFSKEAQFDGNYLDYSDPIKYAVNDSSDYGNWPLPMTFRTGLSLDVWSSGNLKANLAMDMIHSNNNDEIYAFGTEINYLKKFDIRAGYQMGTDISGLSFGAGFQVLESLGFDYAFNAMEYFGPRHRVGLRLKF, encoded by the coding sequence ATGTATAGAATCCTAGTTTTATCATTCCTGATTGTAAATAGCCTCTTGGCATCTGCTTCGATTGGTTCCGTTGCTGGTCAATTTCTTGAGGTCAATCTCCATGTCCGCAATATGGGTATGGGTAATGCCGCTACCTCCCTTGTAAAGGGCAGTGGCTCTGTGCTAATCAATCCTGCAGGTCTGGCTGATTATGATTCTGATGGTGGGATAGATTCATATATCAGTTATGTAAAATGGCCAGCTGATATTAATTTTGGAGCCGTAGGTATTGCTACAAATATTGGCAATATGGGACGCATAGCTCTCAGTGCTGTATACGTCAATTATGGGGACGAAATCCGCACCACACCCGATATGCCTTTTGGTGATGGAACCTTCTCCATTGGGGGTATGAGTATTGGGTTGAGCTATTCCCGATTTCTTACAGACAAATTCTCATTTGGAGTCACCGTAAAAAATGTCAGTGAGAAATATGATGAATCTGGGTACTCGCAGCTCGCCTGGGATATCGGAACTTTATATCGGACGAGTTTCCATGGTCTTAAGATCGGTATGAGTATTCTCAACTTCTCCAAGGAAGCCCAATTTGACGGAAATTATCTGGATTATAGCGATCCCATTAAATATGCTGTCAATGACTCCAGTGACTATGGAAATTGGCCACTGCCCATGACCTTTCGCACTGGACTTTCATTAGATGTCTGGTCCTCTGGAAACCTGAAAGCCAATCTTGCCATGGATATGATCCACTCCAACAACAATGATGAGATTTATGCTTTTGGGACAGAAATCAACTATCTCAAAAAATTTGATATACGTGCGGGATATCAAATGGGTACGGATATTAGCGGTTTAAGTTTTGGGGCTGGATTTCAGGTCCTGGAAAGTCTGGGATTCGACTACGCTTTTAACGCAATGGAATATTTTGGACCTC